In Nocardioides faecalis, the following proteins share a genomic window:
- the aroB gene encoding 3-dehydroquinate synthase yields MSEPTVIRVATASPYDVVVGRGVLDRLRGLLPAGVQRVAIVCPESLEDLLDPLAEHLEGLDAMVLQVPDGEEAKNWEVAAACWEALGEEGFTRSDAVITLGGGATTDLGGFVAATWLRGVAVVHVPTSLLAMVDAAVGGKTGINSPAGKNLIGSFHEPVGVLCDLALLDTLPRAELVAGLGEVIKCGFIADPRILELVEETDPAALTPDSPVLRELVERSIAVKADVVAADLKETGGAAGHPGREALNYGHTLAHAIEKATDYSIRHGEAVAIGCVFVAELAARTGGLDRDLVERHRAVLARVGLPTTWDGSGVGADFDSLLATMAVDKKARGNQLRFLVLADLARPTVLAGPAEDDLRAAYATISGGAA; encoded by the coding sequence GTGAGCGAACCGACCGTGATCCGGGTGGCCACCGCGTCGCCGTACGACGTGGTGGTGGGCCGCGGCGTGCTCGACCGCCTGCGCGGGCTGCTGCCCGCCGGCGTGCAGCGCGTGGCGATCGTGTGCCCGGAGTCGTTGGAGGACCTCCTCGACCCGCTGGCCGAGCATCTCGAGGGCCTCGACGCGATGGTGCTGCAGGTGCCCGACGGCGAGGAGGCGAAGAACTGGGAGGTCGCCGCCGCGTGCTGGGAGGCGCTCGGTGAGGAGGGCTTCACCCGCTCCGACGCGGTGATCACCCTCGGCGGCGGTGCCACCACCGACCTCGGTGGGTTCGTGGCCGCCACCTGGCTGCGCGGCGTCGCGGTCGTGCACGTGCCGACCAGCCTGCTCGCGATGGTCGATGCCGCCGTCGGCGGCAAGACCGGCATCAACAGCCCCGCCGGCAAGAACCTGATCGGCTCCTTCCACGAGCCGGTCGGCGTGCTGTGCGACCTCGCGCTGCTCGACACCCTGCCCCGCGCCGAGCTCGTCGCCGGGCTCGGCGAGGTGATCAAGTGCGGCTTCATCGCCGACCCCCGGATCCTCGAGCTCGTCGAGGAGACCGACCCGGCCGCGCTCACCCCGGACTCCCCGGTGCTGCGCGAGCTCGTCGAGCGCTCCATCGCGGTCAAGGCCGACGTCGTCGCCGCCGACCTCAAGGAGACCGGGGGAGCCGCCGGCCACCCCGGCCGGGAGGCGCTGAACTACGGCCACACGCTGGCGCACGCCATCGAGAAGGCCACCGACTACTCGATCCGCCACGGCGAGGCCGTGGCGATCGGCTGCGTCTTCGTCGCCGAGCTGGCCGCGCGCACCGGCGGGCTGGACCGCGACCTGGTCGAGCGGCACCGCGCCGTGCTGGCCCGCGTCGGCCTGCCGACCACCTGGGACGGCTCGGGCGTCGGCGCGGACTTCGACTCCCTGCTGGCCACGATGGCGGTGGACAAGAAGGCCCGCGGCAACCAGCTGCGCTTCCTCGTGCTGGCCGACCTCGCCCGCCCCACGGTGCTGGCCGGGCCCGCCGAGGACGACCTGCGCGCCGCCTACGCCACGATCAGTGGAGGCGCGGCGTGA
- a CDS encoding type II 3-dehydroquinate dehydratase yields MSTPEGTPEATAVLVLNGPNLGRLGRRQPEIYGHTTHDELAAACVRWGAELGLAVEVRQTNHEGELLDWLNAAADDAVPVVLNAAAWTHYSLALYDACAQLEAPLVEVHISEPKQRPETFRHTSYVEPHAATTISGQGVDGYRQALEFIAASLAH; encoded by the coding sequence GTGAGCACGCCGGAGGGCACGCCCGAAGCCACCGCGGTCCTGGTCCTCAACGGCCCCAACCTGGGCCGCCTGGGCCGACGCCAGCCCGAGATCTACGGACACACCACCCACGACGAGCTCGCCGCCGCCTGCGTGCGGTGGGGCGCCGAGCTGGGCCTCGCGGTCGAGGTGCGCCAGACCAACCACGAGGGCGAGCTGCTGGACTGGCTCAACGCCGCCGCCGACGACGCCGTACCGGTGGTGCTCAACGCCGCGGCGTGGACGCACTACTCGCTGGCGCTCTACGACGCCTGCGCCCAGCTCGAGGCCCCGCTGGTCGAGGTGCACATCTCCGAGCCCAAGCAGCGTCCCGAGACGTTCCGGCACACCTCCTACGTCGAGCCGCACGCCGCGACGACCATCTCCGGTCAGGGCGTCGACGGCTACCGGCAGGCACTCGAATTCATCGCTGCCAGCCTCGCCCACTAG
- the efp gene encoding elongation factor P, whose amino-acid sequence MATTNDLKNGMVLKLEGQLWQVVEFQHVKPGKGPAFVRTKLKNVESGKNVDKTFNAGTKVETATVDRRSYQYLYNDGTNFVFMDVQDYDQIEVAPEIVGTAAGFLLENQEVILALNEGRVLFIELPASVELVVSYTEPGVMGDSATGRTKPATLETGAEIQVPLFIEQGEKIKVDTRDGGSYLSRVKG is encoded by the coding sequence ATGGCAACCACGAACGACCTCAAGAACGGCATGGTTCTCAAGCTGGAGGGCCAGCTCTGGCAGGTCGTGGAGTTCCAGCACGTCAAGCCCGGCAAGGGCCCGGCGTTCGTGCGGACCAAGCTGAAGAACGTCGAGTCGGGCAAGAACGTCGACAAGACCTTCAACGCCGGCACCAAGGTCGAGACCGCCACGGTCGACCGCCGCTCGTACCAGTACCTGTACAACGACGGCACGAACTTCGTCTTCATGGACGTCCAGGACTACGACCAGATCGAGGTCGCCCCGGAGATCGTCGGCACCGCCGCCGGCTTCCTGCTGGAGAACCAGGAGGTCATCCTGGCGCTCAACGAGGGCCGCGTGCTGTTCATCGAGCTCCCCGCCTCGGTCGAGCTCGTCGTGTCCTACACCGAGCCCGGTGTCATGGGCGACTCCGCCACCGGCCGCACCAAGCCCGCCACGCTGGAGACCGGCGCCGAGATCCAGGTGCCGCTGTTCATCGAGCAGGGCGAGAAGATCAAGGTCGACACCCGTGACGGCGGCTCGTACCTGAGCCGTGTGAAGGGCTGA
- the nusB gene encoding transcription antitermination factor NusB produces the protein MAQIGARTKARKRALDVLYAADMRGESGAQALDRVLADGEAVTNPYTTTLVRGVSERQERIDEILTQFSTDWSLTRMPAVDRNVLRIGVWEMLWAEDVPDTVAVTEAMNLVRELSTDESPAFVNGVLGAIQRAKDTLL, from the coding sequence GTGGCACAGATCGGAGCCCGGACCAAGGCCCGCAAGCGGGCCCTCGACGTGCTGTACGCCGCCGACATGCGCGGCGAGTCCGGCGCCCAGGCGCTCGACCGGGTCCTCGCCGACGGCGAGGCGGTCACCAACCCCTACACGACCACCCTGGTCCGTGGGGTCTCCGAGCGCCAGGAGCGCATCGACGAGATCCTCACCCAGTTCTCCACCGACTGGTCGCTGACCCGGATGCCCGCCGTGGACCGCAACGTCCTGCGGATCGGCGTCTGGGAGATGCTGTGGGCCGAGGACGTGCCGGACACCGTCGCGGTGACCGAGGCGATGAACCTGGTGCGCGAGCTGTCCACCGACGAGTCGCCCGCGTTCGTCAACGGCGTGCTCGGTGCCATCCAGCGCGCCAAGGACACCCTGCTCTGA
- a CDS encoding dihydrolipoyl dehydrogenase family protein, with protein sequence MAEEHEVDVVVVGLGPGGEHVAASLARAGLSVVGVDERLVGGECPYYGCVPSKMMIRAAGALAEARRVPELAGSAEVVPDWTVVADRIRDEATDDWDDAVAVQRLRDAGATFVRGHGRFDGPGRVRVASADGEQVFVVRRGVVLNTGTAPAVPPIEGLAGTPYWTNRDVARLRALPASLAVLGGGAIGCELAQAFARFGVRVSLIEAAPRLLGPEEPEAAAVVEEALAADGIDLRTGAGVNGVRHDGAFTLDLADGSTVGADALLVATGRRPNLADLGLDSVGLDPKARSLATDERMRVTDGIWAIGDITGKGAFTHVSMYQADVAVRDLTGADGPWADYRAVSWVTFTDPEVGRVGMSEQQARDAGIRVATATTDLASSSRGWLHKAGNAGLIKLVADLDRGNLVGATAVGPCGGEVVGALVTAVHAEVPLATLRTMHLAYPTFHRAIGSALANLG encoded by the coding sequence ATGGCTGAGGAGCACGAGGTCGACGTCGTGGTCGTCGGGCTCGGGCCCGGCGGCGAGCACGTCGCGGCGTCGCTGGCCCGCGCCGGCCTGAGCGTCGTCGGGGTGGACGAACGGCTCGTGGGCGGCGAGTGCCCCTACTACGGGTGCGTGCCGTCGAAGATGATGATCCGCGCCGCCGGCGCGCTCGCCGAGGCCCGCCGGGTGCCGGAGCTCGCCGGGAGTGCGGAGGTCGTCCCCGACTGGACGGTCGTGGCAGACCGGATCCGCGACGAGGCCACCGACGACTGGGACGACGCCGTCGCCGTGCAGCGGCTCCGCGACGCCGGCGCGACGTTCGTGCGCGGGCACGGCCGCTTCGACGGGCCCGGTCGGGTGCGCGTGGCCTCCGCGGACGGCGAGCAGGTGTTCGTCGTACGACGTGGGGTGGTGCTGAACACCGGCACCGCGCCGGCCGTGCCGCCGATCGAGGGCCTGGCCGGCACGCCGTACTGGACCAACCGCGACGTGGCGCGGCTGCGTGCGCTGCCGGCCAGCCTCGCCGTGCTCGGCGGCGGCGCGATCGGCTGCGAGCTGGCCCAGGCGTTCGCCCGGTTCGGGGTGCGGGTCAGCCTGATCGAGGCGGCGCCGCGGCTGCTCGGGCCCGAGGAGCCGGAGGCGGCCGCGGTCGTCGAGGAAGCCCTGGCCGCCGACGGCATCGACCTGCGCACCGGCGCGGGCGTGAACGGCGTGCGACACGACGGCGCCTTCACCCTGGACCTGGCCGACGGCAGCACAGTGGGCGCCGATGCCCTGCTCGTGGCGACCGGACGCCGGCCCAACCTCGCCGACCTGGGCCTGGACAGCGTCGGCCTCGACCCGAAGGCGCGCAGCCTGGCGACCGACGAGCGGATGCGGGTCACCGACGGCATCTGGGCGATCGGCGACATCACCGGCAAGGGCGCCTTCACCCACGTCTCGATGTACCAGGCCGACGTCGCGGTGCGCGACCTCACCGGAGCCGACGGTCCCTGGGCCGACTACCGGGCCGTGTCCTGGGTGACCTTCACCGACCCCGAGGTCGGCCGGGTCGGGATGAGCGAGCAGCAGGCCCGCGACGCCGGGATCCGGGTCGCCACCGCGACCACCGACCTCGCCTCCTCCAGCCGCGGCTGGCTGCACAAGGCGGGCAACGCCGGCCTCATCAAGCTCGTCGCCGACCTCGACCGCGGGAACCTCGTCGGGGCCACCGCCGTGGGGCCCTGTGGCGGCGAGGTGGTCGGGGCGCTGGTCACCGCCGTGCACGCCGAGGTGCCGCTGGCCACCCTGCGCACGATGCACCTGGCCTATCCGACCTTCCACCGCGCGATCGGGAGTGCCCTCGCCAACCTGGGGTAA
- a CDS encoding MinD/ParA family ATP-binding protein — protein MTQPTAGTGRSPGDTSDHLYTPEELEAYARRQLAAAAPGERPADLLADPLADPLADPLTDPLPVEEHTIIRPQASAPGVAGPPPAPPFPPVPIGPPPAAPPAAAPGPAPSHRAPVPPPSFGPPPAGPPAGPPAGPPAGPPAWAPGADGADAAAEPRRFMTATDFLDRRDADQEVGPATWGWRGRVRRWSGGLIKPAMGSAERAYEADRSTIQKDFDGPRTIAFVNPKGGAAKTTGVLAAGFTFGTVRGGGVVAWDNNETRGTLGIRGTRSTHRNTTRELLEDLGRFKDVYQSRIGDLGAFVRSQGDAHFDVLASDERADVSGMIHAGDFREVHALLERFYRIILVDTGNNLRAENWLAAADAADLLVVTSTVREDTGYSGLWMLDALADAGYENLKYKTITVLSDPSPKVDEDLARDLVSVYEQRTRGVYRVPYDPALVSGSVVPYHQLSDATKRSWLRACAGMAAAL, from the coding sequence GTGACCCAGCCCACCGCCGGCACCGGCCGCAGCCCGGGGGACACCTCGGACCACTTGTACACGCCCGAGGAGCTCGAGGCCTACGCTCGCCGCCAGCTCGCCGCCGCCGCTCCGGGGGAGCGGCCCGCGGACCTGCTGGCCGACCCACTGGCTGACCCACTGGCCGACCCGTTGACCGACCCGCTGCCGGTGGAGGAGCACACCATCATCCGGCCGCAGGCATCGGCGCCCGGCGTCGCCGGCCCGCCGCCCGCACCACCCTTCCCGCCCGTCCCGATCGGACCCCCACCGGCAGCCCCACCGGCAGCCGCACCGGGTCCCGCGCCGTCCCACCGCGCTCCCGTGCCCCCGCCCTCGTTCGGCCCGCCGCCGGCGGGCCCACCTGCGGGCCCACCGGCGGGCCCACCGGCGGGTCCACCGGCATGGGCTCCCGGCGCCGACGGTGCCGATGCCGCGGCCGAGCCACGACGGTTCATGACGGCCACCGACTTCCTCGATCGCCGCGACGCCGACCAGGAGGTCGGCCCCGCCACCTGGGGTTGGCGCGGCCGGGTGCGCCGCTGGTCGGGGGGACTGATCAAGCCGGCGATGGGTTCGGCCGAGCGTGCCTACGAGGCCGACCGGTCCACGATCCAGAAGGACTTCGACGGTCCCCGCACGATCGCGTTCGTGAACCCCAAGGGCGGTGCCGCGAAGACGACCGGGGTGCTCGCGGCCGGCTTCACCTTCGGCACGGTGCGCGGTGGTGGGGTCGTGGCCTGGGACAACAACGAGACCCGGGGCACCCTCGGCATCCGGGGGACCCGCAGCACGCACCGCAACACCACGCGGGAGCTGCTGGAGGACCTCGGCCGGTTCAAGGACGTCTACCAGTCCCGGATCGGGGACCTCGGCGCCTTCGTCCGCTCCCAGGGTGACGCCCACTTCGACGTCCTGGCCTCCGACGAGCGCGCCGACGTCTCAGGCATGATCCACGCCGGTGACTTCCGCGAGGTCCATGCCCTGCTCGAGCGGTTCTACCGGATCATCCTGGTCGACACCGGCAACAACCTGCGCGCGGAGAACTGGCTGGCCGCCGCCGACGCCGCGGACCTGCTGGTGGTGACCAGCACGGTGCGCGAGGACACCGGCTACTCCGGGCTGTGGATGCTGGACGCGCTGGCCGACGCCGGCTACGAGAACCTGAAGTACAAGACGATCACCGTGCTCTCCGACCCCAGCCCGAAGGTGGACGAGGACCTGGCCCGTGACCTGGTGTCGGTCTACGAGCAGCGCACCCGCGGCGTCTACCGGGTGCCCTACGACCCGGCGCTGGTCTCCGGCTCCGTGGTGCCCTACCACCAGCTCTCGGACGCCACCAAGCGTTCCTGGCTGCGGGCGTGTGCCGGCATGGCGGCCGCGCTCTGA
- a CDS encoding CsbD family protein, whose amino-acid sequence MGLDDKLKNSAEEKLGAGKEAVGKATDDKDLEAEGKGDQMKGSLKQAGEKVKDAFK is encoded by the coding sequence ATGGGTCTCGACGACAAGCTGAAGAACAGCGCCGAGGAGAAGCTGGGCGCCGGCAAGGAAGCCGTGGGCAAGGCCACCGACGACAAGGACCTCGAGGCCGAGGGCAAGGGCGACCAGATGAAGGGGAGCCTGAAGCAGGCCGGCGAGAAGGTCAAGGACGCGTTCAAGTAG
- a CDS encoding TIGR03557 family F420-dependent LLM class oxidoreductase: MTRFGYTLMTEQSGPRELVRYAVAAEQRGFDLLVSSDHYSPWLTEQGHAPYAWTVLGAVAQATERAELMTYVTCPTMRYHPAVVAQKAATLGLLSEGRFTLGVGSGENLNEHVIGQGWPAVATRQEMLAEAIEVIRALHTGELVDHAGQYFDVASARIWDLPEEPVRIGVAVGGPRAIDQLAPLADHMIAVEPDADLVSTWNDAEGAPRIGDGGARAIGQVPICWAPTEEEGRALAHEQFRWSVGGWDVNADLPTPAGFASATQFVRASDVAENIPCGPDLDAIAEAVLAYPRAGFTDVALVQVGDRYQQQFLDEVAEPLLERLRSAG, translated from the coding sequence ATGACCCGATTCGGCTACACCCTGATGACCGAGCAGTCCGGCCCCCGCGAGCTGGTGCGCTACGCCGTCGCCGCGGAGCAGCGCGGCTTCGACCTCCTGGTCTCCAGTGACCACTACTCGCCGTGGCTGACCGAGCAGGGGCACGCGCCGTACGCCTGGACGGTGCTCGGCGCCGTCGCGCAGGCCACGGAGCGGGCCGAGCTGATGACGTACGTGACCTGCCCGACGATGCGCTACCACCCGGCCGTGGTCGCCCAGAAGGCAGCGACGCTGGGGCTGCTCTCCGAGGGCCGGTTCACCCTCGGCGTCGGCAGCGGCGAGAACCTCAACGAGCACGTCATCGGCCAGGGCTGGCCCGCCGTCGCCACCCGCCAGGAGATGCTCGCCGAGGCGATCGAGGTCATCCGGGCCCTGCACACCGGCGAGCTCGTCGACCACGCCGGGCAGTACTTCGACGTCGCCTCTGCCCGGATCTGGGACCTGCCCGAGGAGCCGGTGCGGATCGGGGTGGCCGTCGGCGGTCCCCGGGCCATCGACCAGCTCGCCCCGCTGGCCGACCACATGATCGCCGTGGAGCCGGACGCCGACCTCGTGAGCACCTGGAACGACGCCGAGGGCGCGCCCCGCATCGGCGACGGCGGCGCCCGGGCGATCGGCCAGGTGCCGATCTGCTGGGCGCCCACCGAGGAGGAGGGCCGTGCCCTGGCGCACGAGCAGTTCCGCTGGTCCGTCGGAGGCTGGGACGTCAACGCCGACCTGCCCACCCCGGCCGGCTTCGCCTCCGCCACCCAGTTCGTCCGGGCCTCCGACGTCGCCGAGAACATCCCCTGCGGGCCGGACCTGGACGCCATCGCCGAGGCGGTGCTGGCCTACCCCCGTGCCGGGTTCACCGACGTGGCGCTGGTGCAGGTCGGTGACCGCTACCAGCAGCAGTTCCTCGACGAGGTCGCCGAGCCGCTGCTGGAGAGGCTGCGCAGCGCAGGCTGA